A DNA window from Pseudomonas sp. B21-056 contains the following coding sequences:
- a CDS encoding HutD family protein has translation MSDLKVLRAADYPRMPWKNGGGSTEEITRDAGTGLEGFGWRLSIADIGESGGFSTFPGYERVISVLQGDGMTLTVDGQATRPLHPLDPFAFSGESHVHCTLLGGPIRDFNLIYSPQRYRARLQWLADEQRFFSEAGTVLVFSADPALHVKVGESAAELALYDCLQLSGNTGLLEISTDGQCCVIELTAR, from the coding sequence GTGAGTGACTTGAAGGTTCTACGTGCGGCGGATTACCCACGCATGCCCTGGAAAAACGGCGGTGGCAGCACCGAGGAAATCACCCGTGACGCCGGCACCGGCCTGGAGGGTTTCGGTTGGCGGTTGTCGATTGCCGACATTGGTGAGTCGGGCGGTTTTTCCACCTTCCCCGGTTACGAGCGCGTCATCAGCGTCTTGCAGGGCGATGGCATGACCCTGACCGTCGATGGCCAGGCCACACGGCCGTTGCATCCCCTGGATCCCTTTGCGTTCAGCGGTGAGAGCCATGTGCATTGCACGTTGCTGGGCGGGCCGATTCGCGACTTCAACCTGATCTACTCGCCCCAGCGTTACCGGGCGCGGTTACAGTGGCTGGCGGATGAGCAGCGGTTTTTCAGCGAGGCGGGGACGGTGCTGGTGTTCAGTGCGGACCCGGCGCTGCACGTCAAGGTCGGCGAGTCCGCCGCAGAACTGGCCCTATACGATTGTTTGCAATTGAGCGGTAACACTGGATTGCTGGAGATTTCCACGGACGGCCAGTGCTGCGTGATCGAACTGACTGCCCGCTAG
- the hutC gene encoding histidine utilization repressor — MPTPPAKPPLAANLGDSPAPLYARVKQMITQQIDSGNWPPHYRVPSESELVSQLGFSRMTINRALREMTADGLLVRMQGVGTFVAEPKSQSALFEVHNIADEIASRGHRHTCKVITLEEEAAGSERALALDMREGQKVFHSLIVHFENDIPVQIEDRFVNALVAPEYLKQDFTLQTPYAYLNQVAPLTEGEHVVEAILAEPNECKLLQIEKGEPCLLIRRRTWSGRQPVTAARLIHPGSRHSLEGRFHK, encoded by the coding sequence ACGCCCGCGTCAAACAGATGATCACTCAGCAGATCGACAGTGGAAACTGGCCGCCGCATTACCGCGTGCCGTCGGAAAGCGAACTGGTCAGCCAGCTGGGCTTCAGCCGCATGACCATCAACCGTGCCCTGCGGGAAATGACCGCCGATGGCCTGTTGGTGCGCATGCAGGGCGTCGGCACGTTCGTGGCCGAGCCCAAGAGCCAGTCCGCGCTGTTCGAAGTGCATAACATTGCCGACGAGATTGCCTCCCGCGGCCATCGCCACACCTGCAAGGTCATCACCCTGGAAGAAGAGGCTGCCGGTTCCGAACGCGCCCTGGCCTTGGACATGCGTGAAGGCCAGAAGGTGTTCCACTCGCTGATCGTGCATTTCGAAAATGACATTCCGGTGCAGATCGAGGACCGCTTCGTCAACGCACTGGTGGCGCCGGAATACCTCAAGCAGGACTTTACCCTGCAAACGCCCTACGCCTATCTGAACCAGGTCGCGCCGCTGACCGAAGGCGAACATGTGGTGGAAGCGATCCTCGCCGAGCCGAATGAATGCAAACTGCTGCAGATCGAAAAGGGCGAGCCGTGCCTGCTGATCCGCCGTCGTACCTGGTCCGGTCGCCAGCCGGTGACTGCCGCGCGGCTGATTCACCCGGGCTCCCGTCATAGTCTGGAAGGGCGATTCCATAAGTGA